Proteins from one Fragaria vesca subsp. vesca linkage group LG6, FraVesHawaii_1.0, whole genome shotgun sequence genomic window:
- the LOC101307132 gene encoding phosphoenolpyruvate carboxylase 2-like: MASRNLEKMASIDAQLRLLAPGKVSEDDKLIEYDALLLDRFLDILQDLHGEDLRETVQDCYELSAEYEGKQDPKKLEELGNVFTSLDPGDSIVVAKSFSHMLNLANLAEEVQIAYRRRIKLKKGDFVDEANATTESDIEETFKKLVGQLKKSPQEVFDELKNQTIDLVLTAHPTQSVRRSLLQKHARVRNCLTQLYAKDITPDDKQELDEALQREIQAAFRTDEIRRTPPTPQDEMRAGMSYFHETIWKGVPKFLRRVDTALKNIGINERVPYNAPLIQFSSWMGGDRDGNPRVTPEVTRDVCLLARMMAANLYFSQIEDLMFELSMWRCNEELLARAHELHRSSRKDAKHYIEFWKQIPPNEPYRVILGGVRDKLYNTRERARQLLSSLTSDIPEDTTFTSVEQFLEPLELCYRSLCSCGDKAIADGSLLDFLRQVSTFGLSLVRLDIRQESDRHTDVIDTITKHLGLGSYREWPEKQRQEWLLSELSGKRPLFGADIPKTEEVSDVLETFKVISELPSDNFGAYIISMATAPSDVLAVELLQRECHVKKPLRVVPLFEKLADLEAAPAAVARLFSIDWYKNRINGKQEVMIGYSDSGKDAGRLSAAWQLYKAQEELVKVAKQYGVKLTMFHGRGGTVGRGGGPTHLAILSQPPETIHGSLRVTVQGEVIEQSFGEEHLCFRTLQRFTAATLEHGMNPPVSPKPEWRALMDEMAVVATEEYRSIVFQEPRFVEYFRLATPEMEYGRMNIGSRPSKRKPSGGIESLRAIPWIFAWTQTRFHLPVWLGFGAAFKQAIEKDAKNLQMLREMYNQWPFFRVTIDLIEMVFAKGDPGIAALYDKLLVSEDLWSFGERLRTNYEDTKRLLLQVAGHKALLEGDPYLRQRLVLRDSYITALNVCQAYTLKQIRDPNYLVQVRPSKEPASKPAAELVNLNPTSEYAPGLEDTLILTMKGIAAGMQNTG; encoded by the exons ATGGCTTCGAGGAATTTGGAGAAGATGGCTTCAATTGATGCGCAGCTGAGGCTGTTGGCACCGGGCAAGGTGTCTGAGGATGACAAACTCATCGAGTATGATGCTTTGTTGTTGGATCGCTTTCTTGACATTCTTCAGGATTTACATGGGGAGGATCTCAGAGAAACG GTTCAAGATTGTTATGAGCTATCCGCGGAATATGAAGGAAAGCAGGACCCTAAAAAGTTGGAGGAACTTGGAAATGTGTTTACAAGTTTGGATCCTGGTGACTCCATTGTTGTGGCCAAGTCCTTTTCCCACATGCTTAACTTGGCCAATTTGGCTGAAGAAGTCCAGATCGCCTATCGGAGAAGGATAAAGTTGAAGAAGGGAGATTTTGTTGATGAAGCAAATGCTACAACGGAGTCAGACATTGAAGAGACATTCAAGAAGCTTGTTGGGCAACTGAAGAAGTCCCCACAAGAAGTTTTTGATGAATTGAAGAACCAGACTATAGATTTGGTTCTAACCGCACATCCTACTCAGTCTGTTCGCAGATCTCTGCTGCAAAAGCATGCAAG GGTAAGAAATTGTCTGACACAGTTGTATGCCAAGGATATTACACCTGATGATAAACAAGAACTCGATGAGGCTCTACAAAGGGAG ATTCAAGCTGCATTTCGCACTGATGAAATCCGAAGGACTCCTCCAACCCCTCAAGATGAGATGAGGGCAGGAATGAGCTACTTCCATGAGACAATTTGGAAAGGTGTGCCAAAATTCTTACGACGAGTTGACACTGCGTTGAAGAACATTGGGATAAATGAACGTGTTCCGTACAATGCCCCTCTCATTCAATTTTCTTCTTGGATGGGTGGGGATCGTGATG GAAATCCCAGGGTCACTCCAGAAGTTACAAGGGATGTATGCTTATTGGCTAGAATGATGGCTGCTAACTTGTATTTCTCCCAGATAGAGGATCTTATGTTTGAG TTATCTATGTGGCGTTGCAACGAAGAGCTTCTTGCTCGTGCTCATGAACTTCATAGGTCTTCAAGGAAGGATGCAAAACACTACATAG AGTTTTGGAAACAAATTCCTCCGAACGAGCCATATCGTGTTATTCTTGGTGGTGTGAGAGACAAGCTCTACAATACACGTGAACGTGCTCGTCAACTATTATCCAGTCTAACCTCTGACATTCCTGAGGATACAACTTTTACTAGTGTTGAACAG TTCCTGGAGCCTCTTGAACTGTGTTACCGGTCACTCTGTTCCTGTGGTGACAAGGCAATTGCTGATGGGAGCCTTCTTGATTTCTTACGGCAAGTTTCTACTTTCGGCCTTTCTCTTGTGAGACTAGACATACGGCAAGAATCAGACAGGCACACTGATGTCATTGATACTATCACAAAGCACCTGGGCCTTGGGTCTTATCGAGAATGGCCTGAGAAACAAAGGCAAGAATGGTTGTTGTCTGAGCTCAGTGGAAAGCGCCCTCTTTTTGGCGCTGATATTCCCAAAACCGAAGAAGTTTCTGATGTATTGGAGACATTCAAAGTAATATCAGAACTTCCCTCAGACAACTTTGGTGCCTATATCATATCAATGGCAACAGCCCCATCCGATGTACTTGCTGTTGAGCTTTTACAACGTGAATGCCATGTGAAAAAGCCACTAAGGGTTGTACCGTTGTTTGAGAAGCTTGCTGATTTAGAGGCTGCTCCTGCTGCTGTTGCTCGCCTCTTTTCTATAGATTGGTACAAAAACCGGATCAATGGGAAGCAAGAAGTCATGATAGGGTATTCAGATTCAGGAAAGGATGCTGGCCGTCTATCTGCAGCATGGCAGCTATACAAGGCTCAAGAAGAGCTCGTAAAGGTTGCAAAACAATATGGAGTTAAGCTAACCATGTTTCATGGCCGAGGTGGAACAGTTGGAAGAGGAGGGGGACCCACTCATCTTGCTATATTGTCTCAGCCACCTGAGACAATTCATGGTTCGCTCCGTGTGACCGTTCAAGGAGAAGTTATCGAACAATCATTTGGAGAGGAGCACTTGTGTTTTAGAACACTCCAGCGTTTCACAGCAGCTACACTAGAGCATGGCATGAATCCCCCAGTTTCACCAAAGCCAGAATGGCGTGCACTCATGGATGAGATGGCAGTTGTTGCTACAGAGGAATACCGTTCAATTGTTTTTCAGGAACCTCGTTTTGTTGAATACTTTCGCCTC GCAACACCAGAGATGGAGTATGGTCGGATGAACATTGGGAGTCGTCCATCAAAGCGAAAGCCAAGTGGAGGCATCGAATCACTTCGAGCAATCCCCTGGATCTTTGCATGGACCCAGACAAGATTTCATTTACCAGTGTGGCTTGGTTTTGGGGCAGCATTTAAGCAAGCCATAGAGAAGGATGCAAAGAATCTTCAGATGCTTCGGGAGATGTATAATCAGTGGCCGTTCTTCAGAGTCACCATTGATTTGATTGAGATGGTGTTTGCCAAGGGAGACCCAGGTATTGCAGCACTTTATGACAAGCTTCTGGTGTCAGAAGACCTATGGTCGTTTGGGGAGCGACTGAGGACCAACTATGAAGATACTAAACGCCTCCTACTCCAG GTTGCTGGGCACAAAGCTCTTCTGGAGGGAGATCCTTACTTGAGGCAGAGACTTGTTCTTCGTGACTCGTATATTACAGCACTTAATGTGTGCCAAGCCTATACACTGAAGCAGATCCGTGACCCCAACTACCTTGTTCAAGTAAGGCCGTCAAAGGAACCAGCAAGCAAGCCAGCAGCAGAGCTCGTCAATCTTAACCCAACAAGCGAATATGCTCCAGGTCTAGAGGACACACTTATTTTGACCATGAAGGGTATAGCTGCTGGAATGCAGAACACTGGTTGA